A segment of the Bordetella flabilis genome:
GGGCACGCCGCTGCACCGCCTGCTCGCGGTCCAGCACGCGCAGCTGGATCATGGTGTCCTCGACTTCGCGCAATGCCCCCAGCACGATCTGGCGATAGGCCGCGGCCTGCGCGTCATAGGCCGCGCGGGCCGACTCGACCTGGGAGGCCCGCAGGCCGGCATCGAACAGGGTCTGCGCCAGCGCAGGGCCGATCGACCAGAAGCGCGCCGGCGCCGTCAGCCACTGCGCGAACTGCCCGCTGCGGAAACCGCCGTCGGCGCTCAGCGTCAGGTCCGGAAACCATGCCGCCTGGGCGACGCCGATCTGGGCGTTGGCCTGCGCCGTGCGCCGTTCCGCGCCTGCCACATCCGGCCGGCGTTCGAGCAATTGCGAAGGCAGGCCCACGGGAATGGAGGGCACCCGCTGCGTGAAAGGCGTGGGTGCCAGCGCGAACTTCGAAGGCGCCTCGCCCAGCAGCACGGCGATGGCATGCTCGAACTGGCCGCGCTGCCACTCCAGGTCGATCAATTGCGCCCGCGTATTCTCCAGCTGGGTCCGCGCCACCGCCACATCGCTTTTGCCGGCCACGCCCGCTTCGTAGCGATTGACGGTCATCTGCAACGAGCGCGCGTTGGTGTCCACCGTTTCCTGCAGCAGGCGCTGCTGTTCATCCAGGACGCGCAGTTGGAAGTAATCCTGGGCCAGCGTACTCTGCGCGCTCAAGCGCGCGGCCCCCAGGTCCGCCGCACTGGCCTGGGCGCCGGCGCGGCTGGCCTCCACCGAGCGCCGTACCGATCCCCAGAGGTCCGCTTCCCAACTCACCGTGCCGGTCAGGGAGTAGCTGTTGCCGACATTGCTTCCGCCGGCGGAGCTCGATCCCGTGCCCACGCCGCCGCCGGACCGCGTCACGCCGGCGCCCACGCCGACGGTGGGAAAGAAGGCCGCGCGCGCCCCGCGCACCAGCGCCTGCGCCTGGCGATAGTTGGCCTCGGCCTGCGCGATATCCAGGTTGGCCGCATCGAGCCTGCGCATCAGGTCATCCAGGACCGGGTCCTGGTAAACCTGCCACCAGGCGCCGCGATCGGCCTGGTCGCCGGGTTGGGCGGGCTTCCAGCCCGGCGTGTCCTCCTGGCCTTCCTTGTACGCAAGGCCGGTGTCCACCGTGGGGCGCACGTAATCCGGCCCCACCGCGCAGGCGCCCAGGGCCGCACACAGGGCCAGGACCGTAAGCAACCGCGGCGCGGCGGTGGGTATGCGATAAGCGGACGAGCGGCTCATGAATAATCCGTGGAGGGGGCGACGGTGCGTGCCGCACGGCGACGCCGCGCCCAATGGCGTAGACGATCCAGGTAGAGATACACCACCGGCGTGGTGTACAGCGTAAGCACCTGGCTGACGACAAGTCCGCCGACGATGGTGATGCCCAGCGGCTGGCGGATCTCCGCGCCGGTGCCGGTGGACACCACCAGCGGCAGCGCGCCGAAGATGGCGGCCAGCGTGGTCATCATGATCGGCCGGAAGCGCGTGATACAGGCCTGGAAAATCGCCTCGCGCGGCGGCAGTCCCTGTGTTCGTTCGGCCGCCAGCGCGAAATCCACCATCATGATGGCGTTCTTCTTGACGATGCCGATCAGCAGGAAGACGCCGATCAGCGCGATGACGGTGAATTCGCTGCCCACCAGCATCAGCGCCAGCAGCGCGCCGATCCCGGCCGAGGGCAGTGTCGACAGGATCGTGAAGGGATGGACGAAGCTCTCGTACAGGATGCCCAGCACGATATACATGGTGACCAGCGCGGCGAGGATCAGCAGCGGCTGCTGCGACTGCGTCTGCTGCGCGGCGGCAGCCGTGCCCTGGAAGCTGGCCTGGATCTGGTCCGTCGGCAAGCCGATGCGCGCGATGGCGGCATCGATGGCCTCGCTGGCCTGGCCCAGCGACACGCCGGGCGCCAGGCTGAAGGACACGGTGTCGGCCACGAACAGGCCCTGGTGCTGCACGCTGAGCGGCGCGCTGCCCACCTCGAAAGAGGCGAATGACGCCAGGGGCACGCGCGCGCCGCTGCTCGTGACCACGTCCACCTTGTCCAGCGACTGCGCGTTCTGCGCAAAGCTTTGCCTGACCCCCAGCACGACGTGGTACTGGTTCAGCGGCCCGTACATCACCGACACCTGGCGCTGGCTGAAGGAGTTGTTCAGCACGGCCGAGATATCCGACATGCTGACGCCCAGACGCGTCGCCGCCTCGCGGTCGATCACCAGGTTCACCTGCTGGCCCTTGTCCTCGACGTCCGTGTCCACGTCGGCCAGTTCGGGCAGCCGCGCCAGGGCCTGCTGCACGCGCGGCATCCAGGTGCGCAGCGTGGACAGGTCGCTGGCCATCAGCGCGTAGTCGTACGAACCCGTGCTGCTCTGGCGGCCGCCAATGCGGATATCCTGCTGGGCCACCAGGAACATGCGTGCGCCCGGTATGCTTTGCAGCCGCCCGCGCAGCCGCTCGATGACCTGCTCGGCCGACACGCCGCGTTCGGACAGGGGCTTGAGCTGGAGCAGCATGAAGCTGCTGTTGCTGCCCCCGCGCCCGCCGGCGTAGCCGGTCACGGTCTGCACCGCGGGATCGGACAGCACCACCTTGCGCATGTATTCGAGCTTGGGCACGGTGGCCTGGAACGAGGTGCCCTGGTCCACGCGGAAGAAGCCCAGCAGCTGCCCGGTATCCTGGTTCGGGAAGAAGCCCTTGGGCACGGCGATGTACAGGTAGACGTTCAGGGTCACGGTCAGCAGCAGCACCACGATGACCAGGGGGCCATGGTTCAGGCTCCATGTCAGGGTGCGGGCGTAGCCGGCGCTCAGCGCGGCGAAGCCTTGCTCGGACCAGCGCGCCAGCCGTCCCGGTGGCCGCTCGTTCCCCGCATCGGCGCGCAGCAGCCGCGCGCACATCATGGGCGTCAGCGTCAGCGAAGTCACCAGCGACACCAGCACCGCGGCCGACAGCGTAACGGCGAATTCGCGGAAGAAGCGCCCGACCACGCCGCCCATCAGCAGGATGGGAATGAATACCGCCACCAGCGACAGGCTCATGGACAGCACCGTGAAGCCCATTTCGCGGGCGCCGCGCAGCGAGGCACGCAGCGGCGACATGCCTTTTTCGATATAGCGCGTGATGTTTTCCAGCACCACGATGGCATCGTCGACCACGAAGCCGGTCGCCACGATCAGCGCCATCAGCGAGATCGTGTTGAGGGTGTAGCCGCACAGGTACATGATGCAGAAGGTACCCACCAGCGACACGGGCACCGCCACGCTGGGGATCAGCGCCGCGCGCCAGCGCCGCAGGAAAACCAGCACCACCATCATCACCAGGCCGACGGCGATCACCAGGGTCATCTCGGCCTCGTGCAGGGACGATCGGATGCTGGGCGTACGGTCCTGCGCGACCTCCAGCCGCACGTCGCCCGGCATCTGGGCCTGCAGCTCGGGCAGGCGTTCGCGCAACTCGTCCACCACCTTGATGATGTTGGCGGCGGCCTCGCGCCGCACGATCAGCAGGATGGCTTTCTGGTTGTTGAAGAAGCCGGTCTGGTAGAGATCCTCCACGGAGTCTTCCACGGTGGCCACATCGGACAGCCGCACGGGAGCGCCATTGCGCCATGCGACGATCAGCGGACGGTAATCGGCCGCCTTGCTGAGCTGGTCGCTGGCCATGATGGTCCACTGGTAGTCGCCGTTCTCCACGAAGCCCTTGGGCCGGTTGGCATTGGCGTTGGCCAGCGTGGTGCGGACATCGTCCAGCGACACGCCGCGGCTGGTCAGCGCGCCGGGCAGCACGTCCACCCGCACCGCCGGCAGCGAGCTTCCGCCCACGGTCACGTCGCCCACGCCGCTGACCTGCGACAACTTCTGCGCCACGATGGTGGAGGCCAGGTCGTACAGCTCGCCCTGCGTGCGCGTGTCCGACGTCATGGCCAGGATCATGATCGGCGCGGCGGCCGGATTCGCCTTGCGGTACGTAGGGTTGCTTTTCAGGCCGCTGGGCAACAGGGTGCGCGATGCGTTGATGGCGGCCTGCACATCGCGCGCGGCGCCGTCGATATCGCGGTCCAGGTCGAACTGCAGCGTGATGCGGGTAGTGCCCTGCGTACTGCTGGACGTCATTTCAGTGACGCCGGCGATCGAGCCCAGCGCGCGCTCCAGCGGCGTGGCCACGCTGGACGCCATGGTTTCCGGACTGGCGCCGGGCAGGCTGGCCGATACCGAAATGGTCGGGATATCCACCTGCGGCAGGGGCGCCACCGGCAACAGCACGAAAGCCAGCGCCCCCGCCAGCACCACCGCGAGGGACAGCAGCGTCGTCGCCACCGGCCGGACGATGAAGGGCGCGGACAGGATCATCGCGCCGTTCCTTCGCCGGCGGCGCGCCGCGCCTGCCTGTGCGAGGCCCAGCGGCGCGACAGGCGGTCGAACATCAGGTAGATGACCGGCGTGGTGAACAGCGTCAGCACCTGGCTGACCAGCAGCCCGCCCACCATCACCAGGCCCAGGGGCTGGCGCAGTTCCGCGCCGGTGCCGGTGGACAGCATCAGCGGCACCGCGCCGAACAAGGCCGCCAGCGTGGTCATGAGTATGGGACGGAACCGCAGCAGGGCCGCTTCATGGATTGCCTCGCGCGGCGCCAGGCCGCGCTTGCGCTCGGCCTCCAGCGCGAAGTCGATCATCATGATGGCGTTCTTCTTGACGATGCCGATCAGCAGGATGATGCCGATGATGCCGATCATGTCCAGTTCGGTGCGCGTCAGCAGCAGGGCCAGCAGCGCGCCCACCCCCGCCGACGGCAGGGTCGACAGGATGGTCACCGGATGGATGAAGCTTTCGTACAGGACGCCCAGCACAATGTACATGGTCACGATGGCGGCCAGGATCAGCCACAGCGTGCTGGTCAGCGAGTTCTGGAACGCCTGGGCGGCGCCCTGGAACCGCGTTTCGATGCCGGCCGGCAAGGCCAGGTCGCGCTCGGCCGCCTGGATCGCCTGCACGGCATCCGACAAGGACGCGCCAGGCGCCAGGTTGAAGGACACGGTGACCATGGGGAACTGGTCCAGCCGGTTCACGGCCAGCACCGTCCGCGATTCGCTGATGCGCGCCACGCTGGACAGCGGCACCTGCGATCCCGTGGAGGTGGGCACATAGATCTGCGCCAGCGCGTCCGGGCCGCGGCTGAACTGCGGCTCCACCTCCAGCACCACGCGGTACTGCGCCGACTGCGTGAAGATGGTGGAAATAAGCCGCTGGCCGAAGGCGTTGTACAGCGCCTCGTCGATCACGGCCGCGGTAATGCCCAGCCGCGAGGCCGCATCCCGGTCGATATCGACATAGGTTTCCAGCCCTTCGTCCTGCAGGTCATCCGTCACGTCGGCCAGTTGCGGCAACTGGCTCAGCCGCTCGACTACGCGCGGCGTCCAGGCGCTGAGCAGCTTCAGGTCCGGATTGGACAGCGTCATCTGGTACTGGGTGCGGCTGACGCGGTCCTCGATGGTCAGGTCCTGGACCGGCTGCATATAGACCGTCATGCCCTGCATGCCGGCCAGCGACTCGCGCAGGCGCGCCAGCACCACGGACAGCGAGCCGCTGCGCTCGGACTGCGGCTTGAGCGCGATCTGGATACGGCCGGCGCTCAGCGTGGCATTGCTGCCGTCCACGCCGATGAACGACGACACGGTGCGTACATCCGGATCGGCCAGGATGATGCGCGCGGCCTCTTGCTGGCGCTGCGCCATGGCCTGGAAGGATATCGATTGCGGCGCCTGGGTGATGGCCTGGATCAGCCCGGTGTCCTGCGGCGGGAAAAAGCCCTTGGGCACGGCCATGTACAGCAGGGCCGTCAGCGCGAAGGTGCCGACGGCCACCAGCAGGGTAAGCGTCTGGTGATTCAGCACCTTGGTCAGCATGCGGTCGTAGCCGGCGATGGTGCGATCGATCAGCGCCCCGGTGGCGCGATGGAAGCGGCCATGGCGCGCCTCCGACTCCGGACGCAGCAGCCGGGCCGACATCATGGGCGTGAGCGTCAGCGACACCAGCAGCGAGATCAGGATGGACACCGCCAGC
Coding sequences within it:
- a CDS encoding multidrug efflux RND transporter permease subunit, coding for MILSAPFIVRPVATTLLSLAVVLAGALAFVLLPVAPLPQVDIPTISVSASLPGASPETMASSVATPLERALGSIAGVTEMTSSSTQGTTRITLQFDLDRDIDGAARDVQAAINASRTLLPSGLKSNPTYRKANPAAAPIMILAMTSDTRTQGELYDLASTIVAQKLSQVSGVGDVTVGGSSLPAVRVDVLPGALTSRGVSLDDVRTTLANANANRPKGFVENGDYQWTIMASDQLSKAADYRPLIVAWRNGAPVRLSDVATVEDSVEDLYQTGFFNNQKAILLIVRREAAANIIKVVDELRERLPELQAQMPGDVRLEVAQDRTPSIRSSLHEAEMTLVIAVGLVMMVVLVFLRRWRAALIPSVAVPVSLVGTFCIMYLCGYTLNTISLMALIVATGFVVDDAIVVLENITRYIEKGMSPLRASLRGAREMGFTVLSMSLSLVAVFIPILLMGGVVGRFFREFAVTLSAAVLVSLVTSLTLTPMMCARLLRADAGNERPPGRLARWSEQGFAALSAGYARTLTWSLNHGPLVIVVLLLTVTLNVYLYIAVPKGFFPNQDTGQLLGFFRVDQGTSFQATVPKLEYMRKVVLSDPAVQTVTGYAGGRGGSNSSFMLLQLKPLSERGVSAEQVIERLRGRLQSIPGARMFLVAQQDIRIGGRQSSTGSYDYALMASDLSTLRTWMPRVQQALARLPELADVDTDVEDKGQQVNLVIDREAATRLGVSMSDISAVLNNSFSQRQVSVMYGPLNQYHVVLGVRQSFAQNAQSLDKVDVVTSSGARVPLASFASFEVGSAPLSVQHQGLFVADTVSFSLAPGVSLGQASEAIDAAIARIGLPTDQIQASFQGTAAAAQQTQSQQPLLILAALVTMYIVLGILYESFVHPFTILSTLPSAGIGALLALMLVGSEFTVIALIGVFLLIGIVKKNAIMMVDFALAAERTQGLPPREAIFQACITRFRPIMMTTLAAIFGALPLVVSTGTGAEIRQPLGITIVGGLVVSQVLTLYTTPVVYLYLDRLRHWARRRRAARTVAPSTDYS
- a CDS encoding efflux transporter outer membrane subunit, with product MSRSSAYRIPTAAPRLLTVLALCAALGACAVGPDYVRPTVDTGLAYKEGQEDTPGWKPAQPGDQADRGAWWQVYQDPVLDDLMRRLDAANLDIAQAEANYRQAQALVRGARAAFFPTVGVGAGVTRSGGGVGTGSSSAGGSNVGNSYSLTGTVSWEADLWGSVRRSVEASRAGAQASAADLGAARLSAQSTLAQDYFQLRVLDEQQRLLQETVDTNARSLQMTVNRYEAGVAGKSDVAVARTQLENTRAQLIDLEWQRGQFEHAIAVLLGEAPSKFALAPTPFTQRVPSIPVGLPSQLLERRPDVAGAERRTAQANAQIGVAQAAWFPDLTLSADGGFRSGQFAQWLTAPARFWSIGPALAQTLFDAGLRASQVESARAAYDAQAAAYRQIVLGALREVEDTMIQLRVLDREQAVQRRALEAARESLELSRNQYKQGLIDYLDVAVLENTALNAERSAISLVGNRLIASVQLIAALGGGWNGDVDTPEMPQGASAAAPGPAPASTGAATVPAPAPASTATTVAPAAAPGTGGAAGVLPAGDAPTTRTRP
- a CDS encoding MdtB/MuxB family multidrug efflux RND transporter permease subunit is translated as MSPSRIFILRPVATTLSMVAILIAGLIAYRLLPVSALPEVDYPTIQVVTLYPGASPDVMTSLVTSPLERQFGQMPGLNQMSSTSSGGASVITLQFSLDISLDVAEQEVQAAINAASNLLPNDLPLPPTYNKVNPADAPVLTLGITSPTMPLPQVRDLIDTRMAQKLSQIPGVGLVSIAGGQRPAVRVQVNPQALAANGLAMSDLRTAVVAANVNQPKGNLDGPQRSTTINANDQLKSPTDYNDLIIAYRNNAPLRLSDVAKAVQGAEDVRQAAWAGDKPAILLNVQRQPGANVIDVVDRINALLPQLRASLPATLDVTVVADRTQTIRDSIHDVRFELLLSIALVVMVTFVFLRSVTATLIPSVVVPLSLIGTFGVMYLAGFSVNNLTLMALTIATGFVVDDAIVMIENIARHLEEGETPLQAALKGAGQIGFTLISLTFSLIAVLIPLLFMTEVVGRLFREFAITLAVSILISLLVSLTLTPMMSARLLRPESEARHGRFHRATGALIDRTIAGYDRMLTKVLNHQTLTLLVAVGTFALTALLYMAVPKGFFPPQDTGLIQAITQAPQSISFQAMAQRQQEAARIILADPDVRTVSSFIGVDGSNATLSAGRIQIALKPQSERSGSLSVVLARLRESLAGMQGMTVYMQPVQDLTIEDRVSRTQYQMTLSNPDLKLLSAWTPRVVERLSQLPQLADVTDDLQDEGLETYVDIDRDAASRLGITAAVIDEALYNAFGQRLISTIFTQSAQYRVVLEVEPQFSRGPDALAQIYVPTSTGSQVPLSSVARISESRTVLAVNRLDQFPMVTVSFNLAPGASLSDAVQAIQAAERDLALPAGIETRFQGAAQAFQNSLTSTLWLILAAIVTMYIVLGVLYESFIHPVTILSTLPSAGVGALLALLLTRTELDMIGIIGIILLIGIVKKNAIMMIDFALEAERKRGLAPREAIHEAALLRFRPILMTTLAALFGAVPLMLSTGTGAELRQPLGLVMVGGLLVSQVLTLFTTPVIYLMFDRLSRRWASHRQARRAAGEGTAR